One genomic segment of Nonomuraea coxensis DSM 45129 includes these proteins:
- a CDS encoding ferredoxin reductase, giving the protein MRGRLPWRAARLREVRVETATARTLVFEVPGWPGHLAGQHVDVRLTAGDGYTAQRSYSLAAPPDGELVALTVETVPDGEVSPYLTEVMEPGDLVEIRGPVGGWFVWRPASRAPVLLVGGGSGIVPLMAMIRERRRVGSRAPFRLVYSLRDPESRYYAEELRRPDPGLDVTYLYTRAAPDGVSRPAGRVTLADLAEGGWPTGFEADCYVCGPTGFVEAAADLLLALGHAPERVRTERFGPTGG; this is encoded by the coding sequence GTGCGCGGCCGCCTGCCCTGGCGGGCCGCCCGCCTGCGCGAGGTCAGGGTGGAGACGGCCACCGCGCGCACGCTCGTGTTCGAGGTGCCCGGCTGGCCGGGCCACCTGGCGGGCCAGCACGTGGACGTGCGGCTGACGGCCGGCGACGGCTACACGGCGCAGCGCAGCTACTCGCTGGCCGCGCCGCCGGACGGCGAGCTGGTCGCGCTGACGGTGGAGACCGTGCCGGACGGCGAGGTGTCGCCGTACCTGACCGAGGTGATGGAGCCCGGCGACCTGGTCGAGATCCGGGGGCCGGTGGGCGGCTGGTTCGTCTGGCGGCCGGCGAGCAGGGCCCCGGTGCTGCTGGTCGGCGGCGGGTCCGGGATCGTCCCGCTGATGGCGATGATCAGGGAGCGCCGGCGGGTGGGCAGCCGGGCGCCGTTCCGCCTGGTCTACTCGCTGCGCGACCCGGAGAGCCGCTACTACGCCGAGGAGCTGCGCCGGCCCGATCCCGGCCTGGACGTCACCTACCTCTACACCAGGGCCGCGCCCGACGGCGTGTCCCGCCCGGCCGGGCGGGTCACCCTGGCCGACCTGGCGGAGGGCGGCTGGCCGACCGGGTTCGAGGCCGACTGCTACGTGTGCGGGCCGACCGGGTTCGTGGAGGCCGCCGCCGACCTGCTGCTGGCGCTCGGGCACGCGCCGGAGCGCGTCCGTACCGAACGATTCGGCCCGACCGGAGGGTGA
- a CDS encoding response regulator — translation MIRVLLADDQALIRGGFRALLEAEDDLEVVAEAANGEQAVALALEHRPDVALVDIQMPVMDGIEATRRIAADERLSGTHVVILTNYGLDEYVVNALRAGAGGFLVKDTEPADLLQGVRVAARGDALLSPAITRRLIGEYVSRRPGPSPEALGVLTNREREVTALVARGLSNDEIAAHMVISPTTAKTHVSRAMTKLRARDRAQLVVFAYESGLVAPRHGGMDVDH, via the coding sequence GTGATCCGCGTGCTGCTCGCCGACGACCAGGCGCTCATCCGCGGCGGCTTCCGCGCCCTGCTGGAGGCCGAGGACGACCTGGAGGTGGTCGCCGAGGCCGCGAACGGCGAGCAGGCCGTCGCACTGGCCCTGGAGCACCGCCCCGACGTGGCGCTGGTCGACATCCAGATGCCGGTCATGGACGGCATCGAGGCCACCCGCCGCATCGCCGCCGACGAGCGCCTGTCCGGCACGCACGTCGTGATCCTCACCAACTACGGCCTCGACGAGTACGTCGTCAACGCCCTGCGCGCCGGCGCCGGCGGCTTCCTGGTGAAGGACACCGAGCCCGCCGACCTGCTCCAGGGCGTGCGCGTGGCGGCCCGTGGCGACGCGCTGCTGTCCCCCGCGATCACCCGCCGCCTGATCGGCGAGTACGTCTCCCGCCGCCCCGGCCCGTCCCCCGAGGCCCTGGGCGTGCTGACCAACCGCGAGCGCGAGGTCACCGCGCTGGTCGCCCGCGGCCTGTCCAACGACGAGATCGCCGCCCATATGGTGATCAGTCCCACCACCGCGAAGACGCACGTCAGCCGGGCGATGACCAAGCTCCGCGCCCGTGACCGCGCGCAACTCGTGGTGTTCGCCTACGAATCCGGGCTGGTCGCCCCCCGGCATGGTGGAATGGACGTGGATCACTAG
- a CDS encoding DUF6510 family protein, with protein sequence MTADHLDGNVLAGPLGELFAVDLTAATGRCVHCGRTGPVGEMRVYGPEPGLVARCPGCEEVLMRLVRGPGAAWLDLRGVVSLRVPLPE encoded by the coding sequence ATGACCGCTGACCACCTGGACGGCAACGTCCTGGCCGGCCCGCTCGGCGAGCTCTTCGCCGTGGACCTCACCGCCGCCACCGGCCGCTGCGTCCACTGCGGGCGCACCGGCCCGGTCGGCGAGATGCGCGTCTACGGGCCGGAGCCCGGCCTGGTGGCCCGCTGCCCCGGCTGCGAGGAGGTGCTGATGCGGCTCGTCCGCGGCCCCGGCGCGGCCTGGCTCGACCTGCGCGGCGTGGTGTCCCTGCGGGTGCCCCTGCCCGAGTGA
- a CDS encoding sensor histidine kinase, with protein MRYLERLGPSAQDALLAGVVAVMLTVNVLAGAAGDSPAGRTNGLANGLAIGLAIDLGAVLAGSLALVAWRRAPLTALAVSTAAMLGYAVHAQPGPPAAFPVLIAVFGAVRHGHRLLPALAAAVFLGAGLAADLATVTNRSDKEILQSTTLLLGWFVAAGVAATVTRHRQAYLEQAEQRAAEAERTREEVARRRAGEERLRIARELHDSLTHSISVIKVQAGVAVHLARKRGEEVPAALLAIQEASGDAMRELRATLEVLRDDTPQPPAVEEDVPSGLDRLDDLVRRARSIGLPTTVTVSGARRALPPEVDRAAYRIVQEALTNVSRHAGAAAARVRVEYADAELVVQVDDDGRASAGEPPVPGTGLRGMSERVTALGGRLRTEPRPEGGFTVHAALPLREPA; from the coding sequence GTGAGGTATCTGGAGCGCTTGGGGCCGTCCGCCCAGGACGCGCTGCTCGCCGGGGTCGTCGCCGTCATGCTGACGGTCAACGTGCTCGCCGGCGCGGCGGGCGATAGCCCGGCCGGCCGCACGAACGGCCTCGCGAACGGCCTCGCGATCGGCCTCGCCATCGACCTCGGGGCCGTCCTCGCCGGCTCGCTCGCGCTCGTGGCCTGGCGGCGGGCTCCCCTGACGGCGCTGGCCGTCAGCACGGCCGCCATGCTCGGCTACGCCGTGCACGCCCAGCCCGGCCCGCCGGCCGCGTTCCCCGTGCTGATCGCGGTGTTCGGCGCGGTCAGGCACGGCCACCGCCTGCTGCCCGCGCTCGCCGCCGCCGTCTTCCTGGGCGCGGGCCTCGCCGCCGACCTCGCCACCGTCACCAACCGGAGCGACAAGGAGATCCTCCAGAGCACGACGCTGCTGCTCGGCTGGTTCGTGGCGGCGGGGGTGGCGGCGACGGTGACGCGGCACCGGCAGGCGTACCTGGAGCAGGCCGAGCAGCGGGCCGCCGAGGCCGAGCGCACCCGCGAGGAGGTCGCCAGGCGGCGGGCGGGCGAGGAGCGGCTGCGCATCGCCCGGGAGCTGCACGACTCGCTCACCCACAGCATCTCCGTCATCAAGGTGCAGGCCGGGGTGGCCGTCCACCTGGCCCGCAAGCGGGGCGAGGAGGTCCCCGCGGCGCTGCTGGCGATCCAGGAGGCGAGCGGTGACGCCATGCGCGAGCTGCGCGCCACCCTGGAGGTGCTGCGCGACGACACCCCGCAGCCGCCCGCCGTGGAGGAGGACGTGCCGAGCGGGCTGGACCGGCTCGACGACCTGGTGCGGCGGGCCCGCTCGATCGGCCTGCCGACCACGGTGACCGTCTCGGGAGCCCGGCGCGCGCTGCCGCCTGAGGTGGACCGGGCCGCGTACCGGATCGTCCAGGAGGCGCTCACCAACGTCTCCCGCCACGCGGGAGCGGCGGCGGCCCGGGTGCGCGTCGAGTACGCGGACGCCGAGCTGGTGGTCCAGGTGGACGACGACGGCAGGGCGTCGGCCGGCGAGCCCCCCGTCCCCGGCACCGGCCTGCGCGGCATGAGCGAGCGCGTGACGGCGCTCGGCGGCCGGCTGCGCACCGAGCCCCGCCCCGAGGGCGGCTTCACCGTCCACGCCGCGCTGCCGCTGCGGGAGCCGGCGTGA
- a CDS encoding carboxymuconolactone decarboxylase family protein: MDTTRNRGQFRYVTPVPPDAATGRVADVYRQLADDFGMARMAVFLTLSPAPEVLAATWAALRETLLAGDVSRTGKEVVALGVSLANRCPFCVAAHTTLLHATGDHRLAETVAAGGVPDDPGHARLLAWAKERGPAPFPAEQAPEYVGTALTFHFVNRVASALLTENLLPGNLQKSRLVRSVGGRAMARAVRRRLPGGASLPLIADLGGRPAPGWAGGTPAGVAYAALRTVAGDGGDLLSAAARAAVAGAVAAWDGEHPPMGNAWLDGPLAGLPPADRPAARLALLAALAPYRVTDADVAAWRDPGTDAAQRIAATTAAGRVPGADVSRPLVAGDAALVRLVAHGAMLATERAETLITAGLPAPVAKGRS, from the coding sequence ATGGACACGACCAGAAACAGGGGCCAGTTCCGCTACGTGACCCCCGTGCCGCCCGACGCCGCGACCGGGCGGGTCGCCGACGTGTACCGGCAGCTCGCCGACGACTTCGGCATGGCGCGCATGGCGGTCTTCCTGACGCTGTCGCCCGCGCCCGAGGTGCTGGCGGCCACCTGGGCCGCGCTGCGCGAGACGCTGCTCGCGGGGGACGTCTCACGCACCGGCAAGGAGGTCGTGGCGCTGGGGGTGTCGCTGGCCAACCGGTGCCCGTTCTGCGTGGCGGCGCACACCACGCTGCTGCACGCGACCGGCGACCACCGGCTCGCCGAGACCGTCGCCGCCGGTGGCGTCCCTGACGATCCCGGGCACGCGCGGCTGCTGGCCTGGGCCAAGGAGCGGGGCCCCGCGCCGTTCCCCGCCGAGCAGGCGCCCGAGTACGTCGGAACGGCGCTCACCTTCCACTTCGTCAACCGGGTCGCCTCGGCGCTGCTCACCGAGAACCTGCTGCCGGGCAACCTGCAGAAGTCGCGGCTGGTGCGGAGCGTGGGCGGGCGGGCGATGGCGCGGGCGGTGCGCAGGCGGCTGCCCGGCGGCGCGAGCCTGCCGCTGATCGCCGACCTCGGCGGGCGTCCCGCGCCCGGCTGGGCCGGGGGCACGCCCGCGGGCGTCGCCTACGCGGCGCTGCGCACGGTCGCGGGCGACGGGGGCGACCTGCTCAGCGCCGCCGCCCGTGCCGCCGTCGCCGGCGCGGTCGCCGCGTGGGACGGCGAGCACCCGCCGATGGGCAACGCCTGGCTGGACGGGCCGCTCGCCGGCCTCCCGCCCGCCGACCGGCCCGCGGCCCGGCTGGCCCTGCTCGCGGCGCTGGCCCCGTACCGCGTGACGGACGCCGACGTGGCCGCCTGGCGCGACCCAGGAACGGACGCCGCGCAGCGGATCGCCGCCACGACCGCCGCCGGGCGCGTGCCCGGCGCGGACGTCTCGCGGCCTCTCGTGGCCGGGGACGCCGCGCTGGTGCGGCTCGTCGCTCATGGGGCGATGCTCGCGACCGAGCGGGCCGAGACCCTGATCACCGCGGGCCTCCCGGCCCCCGTCGCGAAAGGACGATCATGA
- a CDS encoding helix-turn-helix transcriptional regulator translates to MLYGRAGETTAVTALLDSARDGEGGALALRGQAGVGKSALLDLAASLAVADGMRVLRADGIEPESDLAFAALHQLLRPVTGLLDALPGPQRDALSAALGLADTPHSDRFLVGAGALSLLAEAAAPDGLLCLVDDVQWVDRASADALLFAARRLRTERVAVLFSVRGDAPLTGVPELRVGGLDEESCAALLATGGPVAPDVVRRLAALTGGNPLVLREGVAALSPAQLAGQAPLPDPLPGGEQLFGEQVARLSPAARRFLLLASLEADLALVVRAGAAAAEVLHEVEAAGLVTVADGTVRFRHPLVRSAAHAAATSAEVRAAHATLAGLVTGDRRALHLAAAALGPDEPIAAELAAAAGRARERGGHGDAATAFARAAELTPDPLRRAGRLKDAATAAWLAGRPGQAQSHLAEARELAERGESGEGGLLEEIAQLRGRFELNSGDASEAVRILSAGEGIELLADASEAAGYVGDVPAIVELGRRASRHPPGFLRDVVTGIGAMLEDGSGGELLRGALARTGELSLAAELLWASAAASYLGESDVSAELVERAGRVARVSGMVGQLPVVLEFVATGERFKGRLAESAAVAEEGLQLAREAGYTNSVAAHLANLAVVAALRGEEERCRDLAEEALAIAVPHRIGLRAGVAGYALALLDLGLGRYAAAHARFAALAAAGPGAGHPTVTWRSTPDRVEAALAAGEHADAAEALAAYERWVAHAVTDEARALLARCRALLAAPGADAELFEEALSRHGEPVERARTALLYGERLRRAQRPGQARNHLRAALETFERLGAAPWAERARGELRAAGEAAARPAAGDPETVLTPQELRIARLVAEGASSKEVAARLFLSPRTVEYHLYKIYPKLGVTTRTELARLLVTASSPTEGVRARARQG, encoded by the coding sequence GTGCTTTATGGGAGAGCTGGGGAGACCACCGCCGTCACCGCTCTGCTCGACTCGGCCCGCGACGGCGAGGGCGGCGCCCTGGCGCTGCGCGGGCAGGCCGGCGTCGGCAAGTCCGCCCTCCTCGACCTGGCCGCCTCCCTCGCGGTCGCGGACGGGATGCGGGTGCTGCGCGCCGACGGCATCGAACCGGAGTCCGACCTCGCCTTCGCCGCCCTGCACCAGCTCCTGCGGCCGGTGACCGGCCTCCTGGACGCGCTGCCCGGCCCGCAGCGCGACGCGCTGTCCGCCGCCCTCGGCCTCGCGGACACCCCCCACTCCGACCGGTTCCTGGTGGGGGCGGGGGCGCTGTCGCTGCTGGCCGAGGCGGCGGCCCCGGACGGGCTCCTGTGCCTGGTGGACGACGTCCAGTGGGTGGACCGGGCCTCGGCCGACGCCCTGCTGTTCGCGGCCAGGCGGCTGCGCACCGAGCGCGTCGCCGTGCTCTTCTCCGTCCGCGGGGACGCGCCGCTCACGGGCGTGCCGGAGCTGCGGGTCGGCGGCCTGGACGAGGAGAGCTGCGCCGCCCTGCTCGCCACGGGCGGGCCCGTCGCCCCGGACGTCGTACGGCGGCTGGCGGCCCTGACCGGGGGCAACCCGCTCGTGCTGCGCGAGGGCGTGGCCGCGCTGTCGCCCGCGCAGCTCGCCGGGCAGGCGCCCCTGCCGGATCCGCTGCCCGGCGGCGAGCAGCTGTTCGGCGAGCAGGTGGCCAGGCTGTCCCCGGCCGCCCGCCGGTTCCTGCTGCTCGCGTCCCTGGAGGCCGACCTCGCCCTCGTCGTACGGGCCGGAGCGGCCGCCGCGGAGGTGCTGCACGAGGTGGAGGCCGCCGGGCTCGTGACCGTGGCCGACGGGACGGTCAGGTTCCGGCATCCGCTCGTCCGGTCGGCCGCGCACGCCGCCGCCACGTCCGCCGAGGTGCGGGCCGCGCACGCCACCCTGGCCGGCCTGGTGACGGGCGACCGGCGGGCGCTGCACCTGGCCGCGGCCGCCCTGGGCCCGGACGAGCCGATCGCCGCCGAGCTCGCCGCCGCCGCCGGGCGGGCCCGCGAGCGCGGCGGCCACGGGGACGCGGCCACGGCGTTCGCCCGCGCCGCCGAGCTCACCCCCGATCCCCTGCGCAGGGCCGGACGCCTCAAGGACGCCGCCACCGCCGCCTGGCTCGCCGGCCGTCCCGGCCAGGCCCAGAGCCACCTCGCCGAGGCCCGCGAGCTCGCCGAGCGCGGGGAGAGCGGGGAGGGCGGGCTGCTGGAGGAGATCGCGCAGCTGCGCGGCCGGTTCGAGCTGAACAGCGGCGACGCCTCCGAGGCCGTCAGGATCCTCTCCGCGGGCGAGGGCATCGAGCTGCTGGCCGACGCCTCCGAGGCGGCCGGTTATGTGGGCGACGTGCCCGCCATCGTGGAGCTGGGCCGCCGGGCGAGCAGGCACCCGCCCGGCTTCCTCCGCGACGTGGTGACCGGCATCGGCGCCATGCTGGAGGACGGCAGCGGCGGCGAGCTGCTGCGCGGGGCGCTGGCCCGGACCGGCGAGCTGAGCCTGGCGGCGGAGCTGCTGTGGGCGTCGGCGGCGGCGAGCTATCTCGGGGAGTCCGACGTCTCCGCCGAGCTGGTCGAGCGGGCCGGGCGCGTGGCCCGCGTGTCGGGGATGGTGGGGCAGCTCCCGGTCGTGCTGGAGTTCGTGGCCACGGGCGAGCGTTTCAAGGGCCGCCTGGCCGAGAGCGCCGCCGTCGCCGAGGAGGGCCTGCAGCTCGCCCGCGAGGCCGGCTACACCAACTCGGTCGCCGCCCACCTCGCCAACCTGGCCGTCGTGGCCGCGCTGCGCGGCGAGGAGGAACGCTGCCGCGACCTGGCGGAGGAGGCGCTCGCCATCGCCGTCCCGCACCGGATCGGCCTGCGCGCCGGCGTCGCCGGGTACGCGCTGGCGCTCCTGGACCTCGGCCTCGGCCGGTACGCGGCGGCGCACGCCCGGTTCGCGGCGCTCGCCGCGGCCGGACCCGGCGCCGGCCATCCCACGGTGACCTGGCGCTCCACCCCGGACCGGGTGGAGGCCGCCCTCGCGGCGGGCGAGCACGCGGACGCGGCGGAGGCGCTGGCGGCGTACGAGCGGTGGGTGGCGCACGCCGTCACCGACGAGGCGCGGGCGCTGCTGGCCCGCTGCCGCGCCCTGCTCGCCGCCCCCGGAGCGGACGCCGAGCTGTTCGAGGAGGCGCTGAGCCGGCACGGCGAGCCCGTGGAGCGGGCGCGCACCGCGCTGCTGTACGGCGAGCGGCTGCGCCGCGCCCAGCGGCCCGGCCAGGCCAGGAACCACCTGCGGGCGGCGCTGGAGACGTTCGAGCGGCTGGGCGCGGCCCCCTGGGCGGAGCGGGCGCGCGGCGAGCTGCGCGCGGCGGGTGAGGCGGCGGCCCGGCCCGCGGCCGGCGACCCCGAGACCGTGCTGACGCCGCAGGAGCTGCGCATCGCCCGGCTGGTGGCGGAAGGCGCCTCCAGCAAGGAGGTCGCGGCCCGGCTGTTCCTCAGCCCGCGCACCGTGGAGTACCACCTCTACAAGATCTATCCCAAGCTGGGCGTCACGACCCGTACCGAGCTGGCCCGGCTGCTCGTGACGGCCAGTAGTCCTACGGAAGGCGTCCGCGCCCGCGCCCGGCAGGGTTGA
- a CDS encoding LCP family protein codes for MSSGLVDAPPSGPGAQPRRRRRWLRWALAISVTVVLLVVGVAVGVLAKLNGNIKHEAVTADDLGTTRPPKVAGTAMNVLVVGSDQRDGKNARYGRSIAGERTDTIMLMHVSSKRDNAMVVSFPRDSLVQLPACRAVGAFPGQRAHLGMINESFNSGGIGCTWKTIEHLTHIRIDHFVKVDFTGFKGIVNALGGVEVCLPQRVDDKKALLHLPAGRQKLNGEQALGYVRARYSFGDGSDIGRIQRQQMFIASMVKQVMSGETLTDPAKLFGLLDAATKAVTTDRDLTTGVMKDLATSLQGLDVGKIRFITTPWHYSLTQPGRVEWTQPQANRLFQIVAKDQSVEGVKGGQAKVGRSKIQIELRNGTWRGGLGTQVAAFLEQRGYHITKIGDTARKPYAKTTVLYGPNGETRVPTLTGDLLGATLRELPAARTNNLVLVIGDDWKGLKALRADDSEAIKGFDATHDSCAT; via the coding sequence GTGAGCAGCGGGCTTGTCGACGCGCCGCCCTCCGGGCCGGGCGCGCAGCCGCGCCGGCGCCGCCGCTGGCTGCGGTGGGCGCTGGCGATCTCGGTGACCGTCGTCCTGCTGGTGGTGGGCGTCGCGGTCGGCGTGCTCGCCAAGCTCAACGGCAACATCAAGCACGAGGCCGTCACCGCCGACGACCTCGGCACGACCCGCCCGCCCAAGGTCGCCGGCACCGCCATGAACGTCCTGGTGGTCGGCTCCGACCAGCGCGACGGCAAGAACGCCAGGTACGGCCGCTCCATCGCGGGCGAGCGCACCGACACGATCATGCTGATGCACGTGTCGTCGAAGCGCGACAACGCGATGGTCGTCAGCTTCCCGCGCGACTCGCTCGTGCAGCTTCCGGCCTGCCGGGCCGTGGGCGCGTTCCCCGGGCAGCGGGCGCACCTCGGCATGATCAACGAGTCGTTCAACTCCGGCGGCATCGGCTGCACGTGGAAGACGATCGAGCACCTCACCCACATCCGCATCGACCACTTCGTGAAGGTCGACTTCACCGGCTTCAAGGGCATCGTCAACGCCCTCGGCGGCGTCGAGGTCTGCCTGCCGCAGCGCGTGGACGACAAGAAGGCGCTGCTGCACCTGCCCGCCGGCCGGCAGAAGCTCAACGGCGAGCAGGCGCTCGGCTACGTCCGCGCCCGCTACAGCTTCGGCGACGGCTCCGACATCGGGCGCATCCAGCGGCAGCAGATGTTCATCGCCTCGATGGTGAAGCAGGTGATGAGCGGCGAGACGCTGACCGACCCGGCCAAGCTGTTCGGCCTGCTCGACGCCGCCACCAAGGCGGTCACCACCGACCGCGACCTGACCACCGGTGTGATGAAGGACCTCGCCACCAGCCTCCAGGGGCTCGACGTCGGCAAGATCCGGTTCATCACGACCCCGTGGCACTACTCCCTCACCCAGCCGGGCCGGGTGGAGTGGACACAGCCGCAGGCCAACCGGCTGTTCCAGATCGTCGCCAAGGACCAGAGCGTCGAGGGCGTCAAGGGCGGCCAGGCCAAGGTGGGCCGCTCCAAGATCCAGATCGAGCTGCGCAACGGCACCTGGCGCGGCGGCCTCGGCACCCAGGTCGCCGCCTTCCTCGAACAGCGCGGCTACCACATCACCAAGATCGGCGACACCGCCCGCAAGCCGTACGCGAAGACCACCGTCCTCTACGGCCCCAACGGCGAGACCCGCGTCCCCACTCTCACCGGCGACCTGCTCGGCGCGACGCTGCGCGAGCTGCCCGCGGCCCGGACCAACAACCTGGTCCTGGTGATCGGCGACGACTGGAAGGGTTTGAAGGCGCTGCGCGCCGACGACAGCGAGGCGATCAAGGGCTTCGACGCCACGCACGACTCCTGCGCCACCTGA
- a CDS encoding MSMEG_6728 family protein, whose translation MATAEVLDPLRLGKQRVETLQILRALTVPGYGWRHHPVVKMWAGYEEALIRYGLEVCDTWCALGRADTCAATMTAELARLRGTPEIRRQPELATAGELPPWLGDEALHRSHRSALLRKDPAYYRPKFGDEEPDDLEYVWPRSDRLPPQA comes from the coding sequence GTGGCGACCGCGGAGGTGCTCGACCCGCTACGGCTCGGCAAGCAGCGGGTGGAGACCCTGCAGATCCTGCGCGCCCTCACGGTCCCCGGGTACGGCTGGCGGCACCACCCCGTCGTCAAGATGTGGGCCGGGTACGAGGAGGCGCTCATCCGCTACGGCCTGGAGGTCTGCGACACCTGGTGCGCCCTGGGCCGCGCCGACACCTGCGCGGCCACCATGACCGCCGAGCTGGCCCGGCTCCGCGGCACCCCCGAGATCCGCCGCCAGCCCGAGCTCGCCACGGCCGGCGAGCTGCCGCCCTGGCTCGGCGACGAGGCCCTGCACCGCAGCCACCGGTCGGCCCTGCTGCGCAAGGACCCGGCCTACTACCGGCCGAAGTTCGGCGACGAGGAGCCGGACGACCTGGAGTACGTCTGGCCCCGTTCCGACCGCCTCCCGCCCCAGGCGTAG
- a CDS encoding sulfite oxidase-like oxidoreductase: MGIVSRGFQGRRRDDDDRLPPGQYLVEDFPVLSAGPTPRVPRERWEFTVGTEDGRTHRWTWDELMALPQETPTVDLHCVTKWSKLGTTWQGVSLDVLFEDVESAADHALVHSYGGYTTNLPVEDLLDGKAWIVHRFDGEELAPQHGGPARLLVPHLYLWKSAKWVRGIHLLDEDHPGFWETAGYHNYGDPWREQRYEGD; this comes from the coding sequence GTGGGCATCGTTTCGCGCGGCTTCCAGGGGAGGCGCAGGGACGACGACGACCGGCTGCCTCCCGGCCAGTACCTCGTCGAGGACTTCCCCGTGCTGTCCGCCGGGCCGACGCCGCGGGTGCCGCGCGAGCGGTGGGAGTTCACCGTCGGCACGGAGGACGGCCGGACGCACCGCTGGACGTGGGACGAGCTGATGGCGCTCCCCCAGGAGACGCCGACCGTCGACCTGCACTGCGTCACCAAGTGGTCAAAGCTGGGCACCACGTGGCAGGGCGTCTCCCTCGACGTGCTCTTCGAGGACGTCGAGAGCGCCGCCGACCACGCCCTGGTCCACTCCTACGGCGGCTACACCACCAACCTGCCGGTGGAGGACCTGCTCGACGGCAAGGCGTGGATCGTGCACCGTTTCGACGGCGAGGAGCTGGCACCCCAGCACGGCGGCCCCGCCCGGCTGCTCGTGCCGCACCTCTACCTGTGGAAGTCGGCCAAGTGGGTGCGCGGCATCCACCTGCTCGACGAGGACCATCCGGGCTTCTGGGAGACCGCGGGCTACCACAACTACGGCGACCCGTGGCGCGAGCAGCGTTACGAGGGCGACTGA